From a single Sorghum bicolor cultivar BTx623 chromosome 5, Sorghum_bicolor_NCBIv3, whole genome shotgun sequence genomic region:
- the LOC8071544 gene encoding probable sucrose-phosphate synthase 5: MAAAGNEWINGYLEAILDAGSRLRGQRQGYGGGAGAAPPPLTTAALPRLLAEAGGHQAAAAYSPTRYFVEEVVSRFDDRDLHKTWTKVVATRNSQERSNRLENLCWRIWHVARKKKQVEWEYSRQLARRRLEQEQGSREVAEELSEGETTKADAGQQQPQAGLSVARIGSEARIVSDDEDDDGKDGDRNLYIVLISIHGLVRGENMELGRDSDTGGQVKYVVELARALAATAGVHRVDLLTRQISCPDVDWTYGEPVEMITHHHADDGDLGSGGGAYIVRLPCGPRDKYLPKESLWPHIPEFVDRALAHVTNVARALGDQLHPDAVAGAGSPPPVWPYVIHGHYADAAEVAAHLASALNVPMVMTGHSLGRNKLEQLLKLGRMPRAEIQGTYRIARRVEAEETGLDAAEVVVTSTKQEIEEQWGLYDGFDLMVERKLRVRRRRGVSCLGRYMPRMVVIPPGMDFSYVDTQDLAADGGGDADLQMIISSSSKKPLPPIWSEVLRFFANPHKPMILALSRPDPKKNVTTLLKAYGESRHLRELANLTLILGNRDDIEEMSGGAATVLTAVLKLIDRYDLYGCVAYPKHHKQTDVPHIYRLAAKTKGVFINPALVEPFGLTLIEAAAYGLPVVATKNGGPVDIIKALHNGLLVDPHDAAAITEALLSLLADKARWGECRRNGLRNIHRFSWPHHCRLYLSHVAANCDHPAPHQLLRVPASPRAAAAAAERSTDGSLSDSLRGLSISIDASHDLKAAGAGAGAGGDSAAAAIMDALRRRRRSTVDDRPPTARAAIGHAPGRRQSLLVLAVDCYNGDGTPDADRMKKAVDLALSAAAAAGGRLGCVLSTGMTIAEAAEALGACGADPAAFDALICSSGAELCYPWRDVAAADEEYAGHVAFRWPGDHVRAAVPRLGKAEGAKEADLAVDEAACSVHCHAYAVAGASKVKKVDSIRQSLRMRGFRCNLVYTRACTRLNVIPLSASRPRALRYLSIQWGIDLDKVAVLVGDKGDTDRERVLPGLHRTLVLPELVSHGSEELRRDEDGFLAEDVVAMDSPNILTLAEYQAAADILKAI, translated from the exons atggcggcggcggggaaCGAGTGGATCAACGGGTACCTGGAGGCGATCCTGGACGCGGGCTCGAGGCTGCGCGGGCAGCGGCAGGGCtatggcggcggcgccggcgcggcgccgccgccgctgacgACGGCCGCGCTGCCGAGGCTGCTGGCGGAGGCCGGCGGCCATCAGGCTGCCGCGGCGTACAGCCCCACGCGCTACTTCGTGGAGGAGGTGGTGAGCCGCTTCGACGACCGGGACCTCCACAAGACGTGGACCAAG GTTGTGGCGACGCGCAACAGCCAGGAGCGGAGCAACCGGCTGGAGAACCTGTGCTGGAGGATCTGGCACGtcgcaaggaagaagaagcag GTGGAGTGGGAGTACTCGCGGCAGCTGGCGCGGCGGCGCCTGGAGCAGGAGCAAGGCAGCCGGGAGGTCGCCGAGGAGCTCTCGGAGGGCGAGACCACCAAGGCCGACGCCGGCCAGCAGCAACCGCAAGCAGGCCTGTCGGTGGCGAGGATCGGCTCCGAGGCCCGGATCGTGTCggacgacgaggacgacgacggcaaGGACGGCGACAGGAACCTCTACATCGTGCTCATCAG CATTCACGGGCTGGTACGTGGCGAGAACATGGAGCTCGGCCGTGACTCTGACACCGGGGGCCAG GTGAAGTACGTGGTGGAGCTGGCGCGGGCGCTGGCGGCCACCGCCGGCGTGCACCGCGTGGACCTGCTGACGCGCCAGATCTCCTGCCCGGACGTCGACTGGACCTACGGCGAGCCCGTCGAGATGATCACCCATCACCACGCCGACGACGGCGACCTCGGCAGCGGCGGGGGAGCCTACATCGTGCGGCTGCCGTGCGGGCCCCGCGACAAGTACCTCCCCAAGGAGTCCCTGTGGCCGCACATCCCGGAGTTCGTGGACCGCGCGCTGGCGCACGTCACCAACGTCGCCCGCGCGCTCGGCGACCAGCTGCACCCCGACGCCGTCGCCGGCGCGGGCTCCCCGCCGCCGGTGTGGCCGTACGTGATCCACGGGCACTACGCGGACGCGGCGGAGGTGGCGGCGCACCTGGCGAGCGCGCTGAACGTGCCCATGGTGATGACGGGCCACTCCCTGGGGCGGAACAAGCTGGAGCAGCTGCTGAAGCTGGGCCGCATGCCGCGCGCCGAGATCCAGGGCACGTACCGGATCGCGCGCCGCGTCGAGGCCGAGGAGACCGGCCTCGACGCCGCCGAAGTGGTGGTCACCAGCACCAAGCAGGAGATCGAGGAGCAGTGGGGCCTCTACGACGGCTTCGACCTCATGGTGGAGCGCAAGCTCCGGGTGCGCCGGCGCCGCGGCGTCAGCTGCCTCGGACGCTACATGCCGCGGATGGTCGTCATCCCGCCAGGCATGGACTTCAGCTACGTCGACACGCAGGACCTCGccgccgacggcggcggcgacgccgaCCTTCAGATGATCATCAGCAGCAGCTCCAAGAAGCCATTGCCTCCCATCTGGTCGGAGGTGCTGAGGTTCTTCGCCAACCCGCACAAGCCCATGATCCTGGCGCTGTCGAGGCCGGACCCGAAGAAGAACGTCACCACGCTGCTCAAGGCCTACGGCGAGAGCCGCCACCTCCGCGAGCTTGCAAACCTT ACGCTGATACTGGGGAACAGGGATGACATCGAGGAGATGTCCGGCGGCGCCGCCACTGTTCTGACGGCAGTGCTCAAGCTCATCGACCGCTACGACCTCTACGGCTGCGTCGCCTACCCTAAGCACCACAAGCAGACCGACGTGCCGCACATTTACCGCCTCGCCGCCAAGACCAAGGGAGTGTTCATTAATCCTGCACTCGTGGAGCCATTCGGCCTCACCCTGATCGAG GCTGCTGCGTATGGTCTGCCCGTGGTGGCCACCAAGAACGGCGGGCCGGTGGACATCATCAAGGCGCTGCACAACGGGCTGCTGGTGGACCCGCACGACGCGGCGGCGATCACGGAGGCGCTGCTGAGCCTGCTGGCCGACAAGGCGCGGTGGGGCGAGTGCCGGCGGAACGGCCTCCGCAACATCCACCGCTTCTCGTGGCCGCACCACTGCCGCCTCTACCTCTCCCACGTGGCGGCCAACTGCGACCACCCGGCGCCGCACCAGCTGCTCCGCGTGCCCGCCAGCccgcgcgccgccgcggcggcggccgagCGGAGCACCGACGGCTCGCTCTCGGACTCGCTCCGCGGCCTGTCCATCTCCATCGATGCCTCGCACGACCTCAAGGccgccggggccggggccggggccggcgggGACTCCGCCGCGGCCGCCATCATGGACGcgctccgccgccggcgccgctccACCGTCGACGACCGGCCGCCGACCGCGAGGGCAGCGATCGGGCACGCGCCGGGCCGGCGGCAGAGCCTCCTCGTCCTCGCCGTCGACTGCTATAACGGAGACGGCACACCGGACGCCGACCGGATGAAGAAGGCCGTCGACCTCGCgctgtcggcggcggcggcggcaggtggGCGGCTCGGGTGCGTGCTGTCGACCGGGATGACCATCGCGGAGGCCGCGGAAGCGCTCGGCGCGTGCGGCGCCGACCCGGCCGCCTTCGACGCGCTCATCTGCAGCAGCGGCGCGGAGCTCTGCTACCCGTGGAGGGACGTCGCCGCCGCGGACGAAGAGTACGCGGGGCACGTGGCGTTCCGGTGGCCCGGCGACCACGTGCGCGCCGCCGTGCCGAGGCTCGGGAAGGCCGAGGGCGCGAAGGAGGCCGACCTCGCCGTCGATGAGGCCGCCTGCTCCGTGCACTGCCACGCCTACGCCGTCGCGGGCGCGTCCAAG GTGAAGAAGGTGGACTCGATCCGGCAGTCGCTGCGCATGCGCGGGTTCCGGTGCAACCTCGTGTACACGCGCGCGTGCACGCGCCTCAACGTGATCCCGCTCTCGGCGTCGCGGCCGCGCGCGCTCAG GTACCTGTCGATACAGTGGGGCATCGACCTGGACAAGGTGGCCGTGCTGGTGGGCGACAAGGGCGACACGGACCGGGAGCGGGTGCTCCCGGGCCTGCACAGGACGCTGGTCCTGCCGGAGCTAGTTAGCCACGGCAGCGAGGAGCTGCGCCGCGACGAAGACGGGTTTCTGGCGGAGGACGTCGTCGCCATGGACTCCCCGAACATCCTCACCCTCGCCGAGTACCAGGCGGCGGCCGACATCCTCAAGGCTATCTGA
- the LOC8071545 gene encoding uncharacterized protein LOC8071545: MSLVCKAWRAMVARLSARPPPPLPWLLLPSRFRSHPTFRAACVLSGSCCVHPHHNHLSILPLLLPGARFVGSYDGTWIFLHYGGPTRAHGLLNLRTRQSVAIPSSFLRSDGLILNGMFILAATLSSSPNDPSCIGAAIVVAWRDPDPYAAAMVAAAPPSPRYRRFLAFWRMGWAVACEMALGGAASHHPGVYDVEDVVHHGGAFNVLVNYGDHILVCTQAEPVHQGTWGWMKSELLCFRPDDDERIYGQFVRARHIVASRGELLKVMRWKPRRGQPTSSMFKVFRATKRPQMPDDADFPVAEFPWAWSELDTLDGRILFVGYGCSRSYDADQYPDIEAGIYFLDDGKFYDEGVFFRDHFIRPYPCSDNGKYSEGCVQRCFPKTDKSDHSPPAWLLP; this comes from the coding sequence ATGTCCCTCGTCTGCAAGGCGTGGCGCGCCATGGTCGCCCGCCTCAGcgcgcgcccgccgccgccgctcccgtGGCTCCTCCTCCCCTCGCGCTTCCGCAGCCACCCCACCTTCCGCGCCGCTTGCGTCCTCAGCGGCTCCTGCTGCGTCCACCCCCACCACAACCACCTCAGCATCCTCCCGCTCCTGCTGCCCGGTGCGCGCTTCGTCGGCTCCTACGACGGCACCTGGATCTTCCTCCACTACGGCGGCCCGACGCGCGCGCATGGCCTCCTCAACCTCCGCACACGCCAATCCGTCGCCATCCCGTCCTCGTTCCTGCGCTCGGACGGCCTGATTCTCAACGGCATGTTCATCCTCGCCGCCACGCTCTCGTCGTCACCGAACGACCCCAGCTGCATCGGCGCCGCCATCGTCGTAGCGTGGCGGGACCCAGACCCTTACGCCGCCGCCATGGTGGCAGCGGCACCGCCCTCGCCGCGGTACCGTCGCTTCCTTGCGTTCTGGCGGATGGGGTGGGCCGTGGCCTGCGAAATGGCTCTAGGCGGCGCGGCCAGCCACCACCCGGGCGTCTACGATGTGGAGGACGTCGTCCACCACGGCGGGGCCTTCAATGTCCTCGTCAACTATGGCGACCACATCCTCGTGTGTACGCAGGCCGAGCCCGTGCACCAAGGAACCTGGGGGTGGATGAAGTCGGAGTTGCTTTGCTTCCGgcccgacgacgacgagcgCATCTACGGCCAGTTCGTCCGCGCTCGCCACATCGTCGCGTCCCGAGGCGAGCTGCTCAAGGTCATGAGGTGGAAACCTCGTCGTGGTCAGCCGACGTCGTCCATGTTCAAGGTGTTCCGGGCGACGAAACGGCCGCAGATGCCTGACGACGCCGACTTCCCCGTGGCGGAGTTCCCCTGGGCGTGGAGCGAGCTGGACACGCTGGATGGCCGGATTCTGTTCGTCGGGTATGGCTGCTCCAGATCGTACGACGCGGATCAGTACCCGGACATCGAGGCCGGCATCTACTTCTTGGACGATGGCAAGTTCTACGACGAGGGAGTCTTCTTCCGCGACCACTTTATCAGGCCGTACCCCTGCAGCGACAATGGGAAGTATTCCGAAGGCTGTGTCCAGCGCTGCTTCCCGAAGACAGACAAATCAGACCACTCTCCTCCGGCTTGGCTTCTCCCATGA